TCTCATAATATTAATGAACAATTGATAGTTTGAATGAACATCTAATATATGAATCAACCATTTatattaggaaaaaataaacaatataataatttaaaatagaaCTCCAAgataaaatgtaataatataaataaacccTATAATAAATATAGTACAACATCATGAAATCGatctaataaatatatgaactcATAATATAACATCAAAATTGCCTactaaaatggaataattatattcttcTTGATTTTTCAGATCATCtatttttgtgattttttgtgaatgttttgtattttaatattttttttgtaagtaTTAAACCATTTCACTGGGTGGTAGTATCCCATGAACACCCACAAGTAGACCAATACTATGAATGCTGGAACTATTCCTTTCCATATATTCCACTGAGCATAGCAATCATAATAAACATCAACGACAATCAGGCCTAAACAAGCCAAAgctaatggaaaaaaaattgaaaaggtcAATACGAGGAATAATaatgatttctttttatgccTAGAATATGCCACTCTTTTAGATAATCCTTTGCATTtaattcctattttttcacGATGTTCCGTATTTTTCATGTTTGGGGGCCTTCTTGATTGAACCCTTGAATCTAATCTTCCAGACATTTTGGCTACCTCGTTGCTTTTACGGATAACTTCATTAGTATTACcggaaattttattttgttgtgctGTTGCCATATAAGTTTCACCCCTTAATGATCTACTAATCCTCA
The sequence above is a segment of the Plasmodium cynomolgi strain B DNA, scaffold: 0042, whole genome shotgun sequence genome. Coding sequences within it:
- a CDS encoding hypothetical protein (putative); its protein translation is MISLAKLSIFSFVLWSWKYPNYVTELGTSWINGTSQNDTLGVRISRSLRGETYMATAQQNKISGNTNEVIRKSNEVAKMSGRLDSRVQSRRPPNMKNTEHREKIGIKCKGLSKRVAYSRHKKKSLLFLVLTFSIFFPLALACLGLIVVDVYYDCYAQWNIWKGIVPAFIVLVYLWVFMGYYHPVKWFNTYKKNIKIQNIHKKSQK